The following is a genomic window from Rhizobium sp. 11515TR.
TACCATGACCGATATTGATAAAATGGTGGCAAACACGTCAGACAAATGTGCCTTTGCGTGCCACGACAGCAATACAGACGACAATTATTACAATCTTGCAAAGAGCCTTGGCGTCAAGACCCGCATCGCTGTCGTCGGGCTGGCGACACAGTCGCTTACGGATACCGCTAAGACGAACCGGGTAACACCTGATCAATACAGAATGGCTGTCTATACGTTCGGTGCTGACGCTACGAAAATTGGCTTGACCAACGTATCGCCGCTATCATCCGATATGGCGCAGGTTAAGAGTGCCACCAGTACAGTGGACCTGATGACTGTCCCAGGACAGAGTTACAACAACGACCAGGATACGAGCTTCGATACGATGCTGACGCAGCTCGCGCCGATCATCGGAACAGGCGGCAGTGGCAAAACCACTTCCGATCGTCAGAAGGTCCTCTTCCTAGTCACCGACGGCGTCGGCGACAGCTACAAGCCCAACACCTGCACCAAGCCAACGACGGGTGGGCGCTGTCAGGAGCCGCTCGCCACTACCTTCTGTCAGCCGTTGAAAAACCAGAACATCAAGATCGCAATCCTCTATACGACCTATTTTCCGCTGCCGACGAATGGCTGGTACAATCAATGGATCGCACCGTTCCAATCGCAAATCGGCACCAATTTGCAGAATTGTGCCTCACCCGGCCTCTATTTCGAGGTGAGTCCGACGCAAGGCATCTCGGACGCGATGAACGCCCTGTTCCTGAAGGTCATTCGTACGCCACGTATCACAAGCTGACGGCAAAGCATTGAATTGTCAGGATAACGGAAGCTGAGGCGGTTTGGCGTTTCACGGAATCGCCAAGCCGCTCCATCACTTTGTTTCGTAATTCCGGACGGAAAGCCACCGCGCAGTTTCCGGAATTGCTCTAAGTCAACGCCAGCGACTTGAGCAGGCCGACGATCTTCTGGCGGGTCTTCACATCCTTGATCTTTGCAAAGGCTCGGTTGAGCTCGATACCTTCTTCGGACGAAATGAAGCCGACGAGGTCGTTGCGGATCACCCTTGCTTCCTCGGTCGAAACAGGATTGTCGAAGGCTGCATTATCGAAGAAGTGCGAGATCGGAACGCTAAGACAGTCGGCAACATGTTGCAGTCGACTTGCGCCGACACGGTTGGCGCCTTTCTCGTATTTCTGGACCTGCTGAAAGGTCAGGCCCAGTTTTTCGGCAAGTGCCGATTGGCTCATGCCCAG
Proteins encoded in this region:
- a CDS encoding TadE/TadG family type IV pilus assembly protein codes for the protein MRMLAGRLFLDRSGNFGITTALVAVPLIAVGGLALDVTNAMLVRTELQNAADAAAVGAIADSSPAVAAAMAMTSDGTINIGQSDANKLFLGQASSDLQNIPVSVSAGVTRTGNIVSSTVNFSANVPTTLSQVIGKTSIPVSGSASAQYQTANFMDFYMLLDNTPSMGIGATMTDIDKMVANTSDKCAFACHDSNTDDNYYNLAKSLGVKTRIAVVGLATQSLTDTAKTNRVTPDQYRMAVYTFGADATKIGLTNVSPLSSDMAQVKSATSTVDLMTVPGQSYNNDQDTSFDTMLTQLAPIIGTGGSGKTTSDRQKVLFLVTDGVGDSYKPNTCTKPTTGGRCQEPLATTFCQPLKNQNIKIAILYTTYFPLPTNGWYNQWIAPFQSQIGTNLQNCASPGLYFEVSPTQGISDAMNALFLKVIRTPRITS
- a CDS encoding helix-turn-helix domain-containing protein encodes the protein MQDISKRKQPSPIDIEVGKRIRAQRRLLGMSQSALAEKLGLTFQQVQKYEKGANRVGASRLQHVADCLSVPISHFFDNAAFDNPVSTEEARVIRNDLVGFISSEEGIELNRAFAKIKDVKTRQKIVGLLKSLALT